The Actinomycetota bacterium genome includes the window CACGAGCACCACCGCGGCGAGCTCGCGGCCCTTCTGCATCAGGGTGCACACGTCGCCCGAGCCCACCAGCAACTCAGTGACTTCATCCGCGACCTGCTGACCCAGGGCGCAGCGAGCGGAGACGTCCGGGACGATGTCACCCCGGAGGAACTTGCGATCTACTGCCTGCACGCCATCACGGCAGCGGCCAGCCTGCCCACCAAGGCCGCGGTCCGCCGGCTGGTCAGCGTCATCTTGGCTGGGCTACAGCCGCCGCGCTAGCTGCCGGCGATGCTGCTGGAGCCAGAGGGCCCCTCTGCAATCGCTTGCTCCGAGCGGTCCCGCCGCCGCGTCGGGTCCATAAACGTGGACAGTAGTGTACGAGTTGTGGTCCACCGTAACTCGAACACTATTGTTCAACTTCGTACGTCCGGAGTAGACATGGCGCAATCAGCAACCAGCCCCCGGCGGCCGGGCGGCGAGCTCCCCGGCCGGGGCCGCGTCATGACGGGCGTGCGGCTCCGCCCGGCCGCCGCCGCCGACCTCGCGGCGATCGCCCGGGCCCGGAGGTTCTACGCCAGGCTGGGCTGGCGCGACCTGGGCCCGTTCACCTACCAGGCGCAGACGGCGACCGGCACCGTCGCGGTCCCCGCGCACCGCTACGAGCGCGAGGTCGGGAACCGATGAGAACCCGCGCAGCCCCTTCCGGGCAGATCCATGGT containing:
- a CDS encoding TetR/AcrR family transcriptional regulator, which codes for HEHHRGELAALLHQGAHVARAHQQLSDFIRDLLTQGAASGDVRDDVTPEELAIYCLHAITAAASLPTKAAVRRLVSVILAGLQPPR